The Thermoanaerobaculia bacterium region GCGGCCCCAGACCGCCTGGCATTGTTGCCTCGAGCTCTTCTCCGTCGCGACTCGCCTCCCTGAGGAGTATCGCCTCACCCCCTCCGATGCCCATCGGCTGATCGGCGAGGAGATCCTCCCCCACTTCGTCGTCCACGACCTGCCGCCCGAGCGGCGCGCGCTGTTCTTCGCCGAGGCGGCGACGGACGCCATCGCCGGAGGGCGGATCTACGACGCCGAGATCGGCGCGGTCGCGGCAGCGGCGGGCGCCCAACTCCTCGTCACCGGCAACCGGCGCCACTTCATCTCTCTCCTGCGTCGCGGCATGCGGGTGCTCACCGCCGAAGAGCTCCTCGCGGAGATCCCCAGGTGATCGCCGACCGCCCGGCTCGCTCCGCATCTCCGGAGGTGCGCGCCTGGAGCGATCCGCTGCGTTGGCTCCTGCTGCCGTGGACGCTGCTCGTCACCTATCCGCTGATTCTCGTGAGCACAGCGCTCTTCGGCACGCTCGCGGTCACCCTTTCCCTGATCAGCAAGCATCTCGGCTTTCATGCCGGCGTTTTCTGGGCGCGGAGCCTCACCTGGGGGAGTTGGGTCCGGGTGCGGGTCGAAGGCCGCGAGCACCTCGCGCCGAACCAGTCCTACGTCATGCTCTCCAACCACCAGGGCGCCTACGACATCCTGGCGCTCTACGGCTTCCTCGGCCGCGAGTTCCGCTGGGTGATGAAGGAGGAGCTGCGCAAGGTCCCCTTTCTCGGCTGGGGGTGCGCTGCGATCGGCCACATCTTCGTCGACCGCGGGAACTCCGCCCGCGCCATCGCCAGCCTCGACGCCGCCAAGAGCCACCTCACCGGCGGTGTCTCCGTTCTCCTGTTCCCCGAGGGGACGAGGAGCGACGACGGCCGCCTGCTGCCGTTCAAGAAGGGGGGCTTCGCCATCGCCCGCCAGCTCGACCTGCCGATTCTGCCGGTCTCGATCACGGGCTCGAACCGGATCCTGCCCAAGGCCTGCCTCTTCCCGCGCCCCGGCACCGTTCGCGTGCGCTTCCATGAGGCGATCGTGCCGAGCGCTGTGCCCGACACCGCGGAGCTCATCGAGCGGGTGCGAGCCGCGATCGAGTCGGGCCTCGCGCAGGACGAGCGCTGACGGGGGCACGAGAGCGCACGCCCGATACCGGCGACCATCCCGGACCTTGGTCCAAGGAATTTTTCGGATGCCCATCTCTTGAAAGGCGCATAAGATGAGTGCTCTCGGTGATGCCCCTACTCTGGAGGCATTGCGACTGGAGACCACGCCGCTCGACGGCGAACGTCCACTCATGCCGACTTTCTGAGGAGGCACCATGACAAAGAAGAACCGACGGAAGATGATCCTCGCCGCATCGCTCTGCCTGTGCGCCCTGATCGCCCCTGCCGTATCACAGGCCCAGGCCGCCCCCGAGCTGAAGATGCCCCAGCCCGGCGTACCGGAGATCTTCACCCTGGAGGGCAAATTCGTCCGCGCCGCCTACAACAACGAGGGCTACGTCATCCTCGGCTACCAGCCCGCCAACCGCTCGATCGGCGGCAAGTGGATGCTGCTCGAGATCGGCGTCACGCTACTCGGCGACACGCCCAACTACAAGCTGACCCGCGACGCGCTTTCGCTCGAGACGCCCGACGGCAAGACGATTCCCCTTGCGACGGTCAGCGAGCAGCGCGCCGGCGGCACTCAGGGTCTCCAGGAGCGGGCGAAGATGCAGCGCGACTCGATCGACTACTTCCCGTCGCGGGCCAACCAGCCGTGCCGCCTCGCGTTCTTCGCCGATCTGGACTCGCCCGGGATGCCGTTCGACGAGGTCGAGCTCTCCCCCGTCCGCGCCTGCCTCGGCCGGATCTACTTCAACGTCCCCGAAGGCATCGCCTACGGACAGCACTGGCTGAACGTGAAGTTCCAGAACAGCCTCGTCCGCGTGCCCTTCAAGATCCTCACCAAGGACGAGGAGAAGTTCGTCGGCAAGAACCTCAAGGACATCCAGAAGCAGGTCGAAGAGGCGTTCCAGCCGAAGAACTGAGGCTCGCCCGCCGGGGGCGGCTCTACGGTCTCACTCGGAGGACGGCGCAAGGTGACACCCGTCACCCCGACAGGTCGGACCCCTTCCTGCGGCGGCCCCGCAGGAAGGGAGACCGCCGCAAGGAGGCGGGAACGGGCCTTGCGGCCCGGGAAGCCTGATTCCCTCCGCGGGCCGGCCTTTCGCGGAGTCCCACGGAGGAGTTGCCCATGCTGATCCCGCGCCGACCGTCGTTCCTCCTCGCTGGCCTCCTGTTCCTTGCGGCGGCGCTCGCGCCGGCCGCTCCGGCCGTTGCTCAGGCTCCGAGCCCGTCCACCGTCGAGATGCCCGACCCCGGGGTGCCGGAGGTCATCACCCTGAAGGGCAAGTTCCTACGCGTCGCCTACAACGACGAGGGCTTCGTCGTGCTCGGATTCATGTCCGCCAACCGCGCGATCGGCGGCGAGTGGATGCTGCTCGAGGTCGGAATGACGCAGCTCGGCAAGACCCCAGCCTACTCCCTCACGCGCGACGCGATCTCGCTCGAGACGCCGGACGGCAAGACCCTCCCCATGGCGGCGGTGAACGATCAACGGGCCGCCGGCACCGAGGCGCTGCAGTGGCGCGCCACCCGCGAGAACCCTTCGATCCTGTACTTTCCGACCTTCGCGAGCGAGCTCTGCCGCATCCCCTTCTTCGCCGACGTGGACTCCCCCGCGATGGTCTTCGACCAGGTCGAGCTCACCACCCGCCGCGGCTGCATCGGCCGGAT contains the following coding sequences:
- a CDS encoding 1-acyl-sn-glycerol-3-phosphate acyltransferase — encoded protein: MIADRPARSASPEVRAWSDPLRWLLLPWTLLVTYPLILVSTALFGTLAVTLSLISKHLGFHAGVFWARSLTWGSWVRVRVEGREHLAPNQSYVMLSNHQGAYDILALYGFLGREFRWVMKEELRKVPFLGWGCAAIGHIFVDRGNSARAIASLDAAKSHLTGGVSVLLFPEGTRSDDGRLLPFKKGGFAIARQLDLPILPVSITGSNRILPKACLFPRPGTVRVRFHEAIVPSAVPDTAELIERVRAAIESGLAQDER